One segment of Ureibacillus thermophilus DNA contains the following:
- a CDS encoding RNA-guided endonuclease InsQ/TnpB family protein, translating into MYFCIKQQLNGLTKEEYLTLRELCRIAKNIYNVGLYNVRQYYFEHKEFLNYEKNYHLAKTNENYKLLNSNMAQQILKKVNESFKSFFGLVKLAKQGKYDYKAISIPKYLKKDGFHSLIIGQIRIDGNKFTIPYSNLYKKTHKPITITIPPVLLDKKIKQIEIIPKHHARFFEIQYKYEMPEDQRELNDQKALAIDLGLNNLATCVTSDGKSFIIDGRRLKSINQWFNKENARLQSIKDKQKIKGTTRKQALLAMNRNNKVNDYINKTCRYIINYCLENQIGKLVIGYAETLQRNMNLGKKTNQNFVNIPLGNIKEKLEYLCKFYGIKFFKQEESYTSKASFFDGDEIPEYNADNPKEYKFSGKRIKRGLYRTKSGKLINADVNGALNILKKSKAVDLSVLCSSGEVDTPQRIRIA; encoded by the coding sequence ATGTATTTTTGTATCAAACAACAGCTAAATGGTTTGACCAAAGAAGAATACTTGACTCTTAGAGAACTGTGCCGTATTGCCAAGAACATATACAACGTCGGATTGTATAATGTTAGACAATACTATTTTGAACACAAGGAATTTCTTAATTATGAGAAAAACTATCATCTTGCAAAAACGAACGAAAACTATAAGCTGTTAAATAGCAACATGGCACAGCAAATCTTAAAAAAGGTTAACGAATCTTTTAAATCTTTCTTTGGCTTAGTAAAACTAGCCAAGCAAGGCAAATATGACTACAAGGCTATCAGTATCCCAAAATATCTTAAAAAAGATGGTTTTCATTCACTAATCATTGGTCAAATTCGTATAGACGGCAACAAATTCACGATACCGTATTCGAATCTGTATAAAAAGACTCATAAGCCTATCACGATAACGATTCCGCCTGTGTTGCTTGACAAAAAGATTAAGCAGATTGAAATTATTCCTAAACATCATGCCAGGTTCTTTGAGATTCAGTACAAATATGAAATGCCTGAAGATCAAAGAGAATTAAATGACCAAAAAGCACTGGCGATTGATTTAGGATTAAATAATCTTGCCACTTGTGTCACATCAGACGGCAAATCGTTCATCATTGATGGGAGGAGATTAAAAAGTATTAATCAATGGTTTAACAAAGAGAATGCCAGACTTCAAAGCATTAAAGATAAGCAAAAAATCAAAGGTACAACTCGTAAACAAGCTTTGCTTGCTATGAATCGGAACAATAAAGTCAATGATTATATCAATAAGACTTGCCGTTACATCATTAACTATTGCCTTGAAAATCAAATTGGCAAACTTGTCATTGGCTATGCTGAAACATTGCAGCGCAATATGAATCTAGGAAAAAAGACAAATCAAAACTTTGTCAATATTCCTCTCGGTAATATAAAAGAAAAACTAGAGTATCTTTGTAAATTTTACGGCATTAAATTCTTCAAACAGGAAGAGTCATATACGTCTAAAGCCAGCTTTTTTGACGGCGATGAGATTCCTGAATATAATGCTGACAATCCAAAAGAATATAAGTTCAGTGGCAAACGTATTAAGCGAGGTTTGTATCGAACAAAGTCCGGCAAACTAATCAATGCTGATGTAAATGGTGCATTAAACATCTTAAAGAAAAGTAAAGCTGTAGACCTGAGTGTCTTATGCTCTAGCGGCGAAGTGGACACGCCTCAAAGAATAAGGATTGCTTAA
- a CDS encoding cell wall hydrolase, giving the protein MAVIAANEAQVALLARLMRAEAEGDGDLGMLLVGNVGVNRVRADCLDFKNIRTIEDMVYQSPGGFEAVQKSYFYQRARPQDIALARRVINGERFVPADRALWFFMPTGSCPAQWYGQWNTGRFKSHCFYAPAEGVCPGI; this is encoded by the coding sequence ATCGCTGTTATTGCCGCTAATGAAGCACAGGTTGCCTTGCTTGCTCGATTGATGAGAGCAGAAGCGGAAGGTGATGGAGACCTTGGCATGTTGTTGGTCGGAAATGTAGGAGTCAACCGTGTGCGGGCAGACTGTCTAGACTTTAAAAATATTCGAACCATTGAAGATATGGTATATCAAAGTCCCGGTGGCTTTGAAGCCGTACAAAAAAGTTATTTTTACCAACGAGCGCGTCCACAAGACATAGCCCTTGCCCGCAGAGTCATCAATGGCGAACGTTTCGTTCCGGCCGACAGAGCTCTATGGTTTTTCATGCCTACTGGTAGCTGCCCTGCTCAATGGTATGGACAATGGAATACCGGCCGATTCAAGTCACATTGCTTCTATGCACCTGCTGAGGGTGTTTGTCCTGGTATTTAA
- the mscL gene encoding large conductance mechanosensitive channel protein MscL, which produces MWKEFKDFAMKGNVIDLAIAVVIGAAFGKIVSSLVDNIIMPLIGILTGGIDFTKSFIWQVGDATVSFGVFLQSIIDFFIISFAIFMFIRLLNKLTKKKKEEVVEEEAAPELDTKEELLREIRDLLKAQNTNK; this is translated from the coding sequence ATGTGGAAAGAGTTTAAAGATTTTGCGATGAAAGGAAACGTCATTGACCTTGCTATTGCTGTTGTAATCGGGGCTGCTTTTGGTAAGATTGTTTCTTCTTTAGTGGACAACATCATTATGCCACTTATCGGTATTCTTACAGGCGGAATTGATTTTACGAAATCATTTATTTGGCAAGTAGGCGATGCAACGGTTTCCTTTGGCGTATTTTTGCAAAGCATCATTGACTTTTTCATCATTTCCTTTGCAATTTTTATGTTTATCCGGCTATTGAATAAACTTACAAAGAAGAAAAAGGAAGAAGTGGTGGAGGAGGAAGCCGCTCCTGAGCTGGATACGAAGGAAGAGCTGTTAAGGGAAATCCGTGACTTGTTGAAAGCACAAAATACGAATAAGTGA
- a CDS encoding methyl-accepting chemotaxis protein translates to MSIGGKMNVAFYSLIGLLCISMIVSFINFQRIDRQVEVALNERVTAIQGISSIRYEVAQLDKSATKYILKTDNSDYEMVNTYIQLIDQEIKELENLAVTDTMKGYIDELKQANENFAKEFTAVTERINRGETLSDNEKIQSLSLDLIKITDKMIEHQTKQLEDIKKATNRAISSSNITAIVVLIASLIVSGVLVYFVWKTITSPLRKVVEAVKVVSSGNLTEEDLKVFSKDEIGQLSNAFNTMKNNLKSLIRNVQQNAEQLSAAAQQLSASTEEIAATAEDMTRRVNSTAEMAHMNSQSAKDSARAMDETAGGVQKIAESTQVLHSTSLETSEMASHGGEIIRHAEKQMDIISQSTNIVNELVQKLSKQTEEIENISRVIAEITDQTNLLALNAAIEAARAGEHGKGFAVVAEEVRKLAEESKESASQITDLTVEIKRDTENVEKAVYDSLRSVEDGVKVITQAGQSFADIVQAIEKIKMQIEEISATSEQISASAEEVSAAVNEISNASTESASEIQIVAANIEEQTTTLDQVNKVAAELNDNAQNLQQEIRKFQI, encoded by the coding sequence ATGAGCATCGGGGGAAAAATGAATGTAGCATTTTATTCATTAATCGGTCTACTATGCATTTCGATGATTGTTAGTTTTATTAATTTCCAAAGAATCGATAGGCAAGTAGAAGTCGCACTTAATGAGCGAGTAACAGCCATCCAAGGAATTTCTTCAATTCGCTATGAAGTGGCCCAATTAGATAAGTCTGCCACAAAATATATACTAAAAACAGACAACTCCGATTATGAAATGGTCAATACATATATACAACTAATTGATCAGGAAATAAAAGAATTAGAAAATTTAGCTGTTACGGACACAATGAAAGGCTATATTGATGAACTAAAGCAGGCCAATGAAAATTTTGCAAAAGAGTTTACTGCAGTAACTGAAAGAATAAATCGAGGAGAAACATTATCTGACAACGAAAAAATTCAGTCCCTCAGCTTAGACTTAATCAAAATAACAGACAAAATGATTGAGCATCAAACAAAACAGTTGGAAGACATTAAAAAAGCTACAAATCGGGCTATTTCCTCATCGAACATTACGGCAATCGTTGTATTAATTGCCAGCTTAATTGTAAGCGGCGTTTTAGTTTACTTTGTTTGGAAAACGATTACATCTCCATTGAGAAAAGTAGTGGAAGCCGTAAAAGTAGTCTCTTCCGGCAATTTGACGGAAGAAGATTTGAAAGTGTTTTCAAAAGATGAAATTGGACAGCTTTCAAATGCATTTAATACAATGAAAAATAACTTAAAATCGCTTATTCGCAATGTGCAGCAAAATGCAGAACAATTAAGTGCAGCAGCACAGCAGCTTTCTGCAAGCACAGAGGAAATTGCTGCTACGGCGGAAGATATGACACGTCGAGTAAATTCCACAGCAGAAATGGCCCATATGAACTCTCAATCGGCAAAAGATTCCGCCCGCGCCATGGATGAGACGGCGGGTGGGGTGCAAAAAATTGCAGAATCTACGCAAGTGTTGCACTCTACTTCATTGGAAACAAGCGAAATGGCTTCTCATGGTGGCGAAATTATCCGCCATGCGGAAAAACAAATGGATATAATTAGCCAATCAACAAATATTGTAAATGAGTTAGTCCAGAAATTAAGCAAACAAACAGAAGAGATTGAAAATATTTCTAGAGTGATTGCAGAAATTACCGATCAAACGAATTTATTGGCATTGAATGCGGCCATAGAAGCAGCGCGAGCCGGAGAACATGGTAAAGGATTTGCAGTTGTGGCTGAAGAAGTCCGCAAATTGGCAGAGGAATCGAAAGAATCTGCAAGCCAAATTACAGATTTAACAGTGGAAATTAAACGAGATACAGAAAATGTGGAAAAGGCGGTGTACGATTCTTTGCGTTCAGTGGAAGATGGCGTCAAAGTCATTACACAAGCAGGCCAATCTTTCGCTGATATCGTGCAGGCTATTGAAAAAATAAAAATGCAAATTGAGGAAATTTCCGCGACAAGTGAACAAATATCTGCTAGTGCAGAAGAAGTTTCCGCTGCGGTCAATGAGATTTCTAACGCTTCTACAGAATCAGCAAGCGAAATCCAAATTGTTGCCGCGAATATCGAGGAGCAAACGACAACCCTCGATCAAGTGAATAAAGTTGCAGCCGAGTTAAACGACAATGCGCAAAACTTGCAGCAAGAAATTCGGAAATTCCAAATTTAA
- a CDS encoding spore coat protein GerQ has product MTYYYWGPGATGNQYYQQPFFGQGPFQQTPPPVSSGNVITPSGTVIPATGTGRQTEESYIENILRENIGVPGTFYFTFPSSDTRPGETQGNVLRIRGTVMQAGRDHAVIREANTNYVYLLPMIYFDYARFEEGFKYINSPRTRPQR; this is encoded by the coding sequence GTGACTTATTATTATTGGGGTCCTGGTGCAACGGGAAATCAATATTATCAACAACCATTTTTCGGTCAAGGGCCATTTCAGCAAACGCCGCCTCCTGTATCAAGCGGAAATGTTATTACCCCTTCTGGAACTGTCATACCTGCAACAGGAACTGGACGACAAACTGAAGAATCATATATTGAAAACATTTTGAGGGAAAATATAGGAGTTCCTGGCACATTCTATTTCACATTCCCTAGCTCAGATACTCGGCCAGGTGAAACACAGGGAAATGTACTGCGAATTCGCGGCACAGTCATGCAAGCAGGACGAGATCATGCGGTGATTCGTGAAGCAAATACAAATTACGTGTATTTATTGCCGATGATTTATTTCGACTATGCTCGATTTGAAGAAGGATTTAAATACATTAATTCTCCCCGCACAAGACCGCAGCGTTAA